GAATTGATTGCTTATAGCCAAGCTTATGAGAACAACAACGATAGCTTACTCTCAACAAGTCAGGATAATCAGCCGCCGCATTATCATCATGGATTGATAGGCTTCATCGGTTATGATATTGCCGCTCATGAGCTAAGTCCGACCGCCAATATTGAGCTGGCAGAACAGCCCTGTGCGCTATTGGGACATTATGATATTTACCTAACCGCTGATGCAGACAATCAAAACAATTGGCAGCTAAAGGTAAATATAGATAATAATAATCCTGATAACAGCTCAGTTCAGCAGGATACAAATGCACTGCTCATAGCACTGATATCTTATTTGGATAGTTTGGATAATAACCTATCCAATGAGAATACAAATAAAAAACAACTCTGTAAAACTTTACCTTTATTACTAAAAGCTCAATGGAGTCAGCAGCATTATCAGCAGGCATTTAATCAAACGCAACATTATTTGCAGCAGGGCGACTGCTATCAGATAAATCTGACTCAAATATGGACTGAAAGCGCTGCAGGCCATCACAACAAAGATCAAACCGTAACAAACCTCATTGATTTCTTGCCTACCCTACATGCCAACACTCAAGCGCCCTTTGCAGGGTATGTAGCACTTGATACTTTTAATAATGACCAAGCAAATACGGCAAACCGTCAGTTTGAGTTATTAAGCTGCTCGCCTGAACTGTTTTTTACCTTTATCAAAGACGTTAAGACAGGCAAGTATCATATACGTACCAAACCTATTAAAGGGACGATGCCACGCGGTATTAATGCCAAACAAGATAATGACTACAAGCAGCAGTTAATCGATAGCGAAAAAGACCGTGCTGAAAACGTCATGATTGTGGACTTGTTGCGTAATGACTTGGGTAAATATGCCAAAATCGGTAGCGTAAAGGTACCCCAGCTATTTGCGATTGAAAGCTTTAGTAATGTGCATCATATGGTCAGCACTATTACTGCCGAACTCAAGACTGATACTCATCCGTTAAGCGTCTTATTTGGCAGTTTACCTGCAGGTTCTATTACTGGTACGCCAAAGAAACGCGCAGTGGAGGTTATCGCAGAATTAGAAGCCGCGCCGCGCGGAGCTTACTGCGGTACTATGGGTTATATGAACTTTGACGGTAGCGGTCAATGGAATGTACTGATTCGCACACTACAAGCAACGACCAAATCCGATAACACAAAACAAGTCAGTTTATGGGCAGGCGGCGGCATCACTGTCGCCTCAGACTGCGATGCTGAATATCAAGAATGCCTCGATAAAGTCGGTAATCTACTATCTGTCCTTGCTAACACAGCTCACCACTGAGCTTTATATAGTCGGTGAAAAGTAATATCGATACAACACGTACTGCTGGTGCAAATTTTTCTTGCTTGCTGTGCCTACGCAGACAGAGGCTGCAAAAAATTTACACCAGCAATACTGTAGCGACTTTAAAGTATTTCAACTATATTAAAAGACAACTTAAAGCGGCATAAAATAGCCTGCTAACATGATGTTAGCAGGCTATTTTTATGACTTATAAAACATTTTCTTCAGTATTACAGTCGAGCTAATGATTAACTGGCCTCGACATCCGCCACTGCTTGCAGCGCTTTTAATGCGTTAATTAAACGCTCGTGCTGTGAAGGAGTACCAATCGTAATGCGCAGATACTCATTAATACGTGGCTTATCAAAATGACGAACGATGATACCTTGCTCACGTAATACTTCTGCTACTTGACTGGCAGCGCCATCGTGCGGACGCGCAAAGACAAAGTTGGCATGTGATGGCAGTACGTCATAACCCAATGCTGTCAACTCTGCCGTTAACGATGTGCGCAAATCGATCACTTGCTGACAAGTTTGCTCAAAGTATTCCACATCTAAGACGCTAGCCGTTGCGCCAGCTTGTGCCAACTTATCAAGCGGGTAGCTGTTAAAGCTATTCTTCATACGCGTTAATGCTTCTATCAATGAGGCATTACCGAATGCCATACCGACGCGCAATCCTGCAAGCGAGCGTGATTTTGAAAAAGTCTGCGTCACCAGCAAGTTATCAAACTCATTGATAAGGCTAATAGCTGACATCTGAGATTCTGCACTTGCCTCTTCTAACTGAGCAAAATCAATATACGCCTCATCAATCACAATCACAGAGTCTGAATGCTCGCCTGCAAGCTTACGGATATCGGCAAGCGACAACAATAAACCAGTTGGCGCATTCGGATTAGCAATAATGATACCGCTACAAGGTCGACGATAGGCATCAGGACTGATACTAAAATCTGCTTCTAGTGGTATCTGC
This window of the Psychrobacter arcticus 273-4 genome carries:
- the hisC gene encoding histidinol-phosphate transaminase — its product is MSESKIDNRLWSSKARNLSPYVPGEQPQHDDLCKLNTNENPFPPSPKVGEAITKVLAQQADDLRLYPAPESEELRGALAALYNLDINQVFVGNGSDEVLALVFASFFLKNRPVLAPDISYSFYPVYANTFGIELVQIPLEADFSISPDAYRRPCSGIIIANPNAPTGLLLSLADIRKLAGEHSDSVIVIDEAYIDFAQLEEASAESQMSAISLINEFDNLLVTQTFSKSRSLAGLRVGMAFGNASLIEALTRMKNSFNSYPLDKLAQAGATASVLDVEYFEQTCQQVIDLRTSLTAELTALGYDVLPSHANFVFARPHDGAASQVAEVLREQGIIVRHFDKPRINEYLRITIGTPSQHERLINALKALQAVADVEAS
- a CDS encoding anthranilate synthase component I family protein translates to MVVLPSDSIAQTDSALPPASKTSWRFGRLSAAELMPQLQRHLQEQDNTANWQLIWLNNDGQPVICLLPKMSWCVYPVANDTQHSAKQASLYKVEKTCRANVVPYSNTNTNTNTSDSTAATRYMSYYDWQEELIAYSQAYENNNDSLLSTSQDNQPPHYHHGLIGFIGYDIAAHELSPTANIELAEQPCALLGHYDIYLTADADNQNNWQLKVNIDNNNPDNSSVQQDTNALLIALISYLDSLDNNLSNENTNKKQLCKTLPLLLKAQWSQQHYQQAFNQTQHYLQQGDCYQINLTQIWTESAAGHHNKDQTVTNLIDFLPTLHANTQAPFAGYVALDTFNNDQANTANRQFELLSCSPELFFTFIKDVKTGKYHIRTKPIKGTMPRGINAKQDNDYKQQLIDSEKDRAENVMIVDLLRNDLGKYAKIGSVKVPQLFAIESFSNVHHMVSTITAELKTDTHPLSVLFGSLPAGSITGTPKKRAVEVIAELEAAPRGAYCGTMGYMNFDGSGQWNVLIRTLQATTKSDNTKQVSLWAGGGITVASDCDAEYQECLDKVGNLLSVLANTAHH